In Cryptomeria japonica chromosome 10, Sugi_1.0, whole genome shotgun sequence, a genomic segment contains:
- the LOC131047659 gene encoding G-type lectin S-receptor-like serine/threonine-protein kinase LECRK3 translates to MAALLDSGNFVLINPTEGNVWQSFDFLTDTLLPGQMLKWKSVMYSKASATNYSSGRFELVLQEDGNLVLYPVERVGEEQGAYWSSGTYKYSDNPINLIFDESGELYLKNDTRIENITDGETEGGRFLRRVTLNSDGILGMYIWNADGDTSWYPLWQSVTDPCSEVKGQCGRNGICQISSLNQPLCVCPPGFHFTDKEDHFRGCSPNSPPGQSCSASAVMYKLDKTDWTTEGNHLTDLSNDYMVLDNTTETECKKACMDDCMCTVVTFEDRLCHKKRLPLIDGYQELSVSAITFVKVKEEDSSPPISNQAPLPRLPNEVSKKGKVDQRLVIGISLMGCSSALVAASILIIWLCWCGRVKLADADEEGLAAFSYKDIEFATGGFREEIGSGAFGRVYKGTLTDSSAIAVKTLDKLLPDGLADKQFRTEMSVIGMSHHKNLVQIYGFCDQDAHKLLVYEYVTNGSLDRALFVDRGFLSWRTRVQIATGTARGILYLHEECTEQVVHCDIKPQNILLDDNYNPKISDFGLAKLMKAEQTRTFTGARGTKGYVAPEWHKNIAITVKVDVYSFGVMLLEIICCRKTINLDAPENEMFLSQWVYECLKHNSLDKLVEKQRSEGIVIDSTQLERMVLVGLWSIQENPSLRPSMKKVVQMLEGTVEIALPPSPDSFISLL, encoded by the coding sequence ATGGCTGCATTACTGGACAGCGGCAATTTCGTGTTGATAAATCCCACAGAGGGCAACGTCTGGCAGAGCTTTGATTTTCTTACAGATACCCTCTTGCCAGGTCAGATGCTCAAGTGGAAGTCTGTCATGTATTCTAAAGCTTCTGCTACAAACTACTCATCGGGTCGGTTCGAATTGGTCTTACAAGAGGACGGTAATTTGGTCCTTTATCCAGTGGAGCGCGTTGGCGAGGAGCAGGGCGCTTACTGGTCTAGCGGGACCTATAAGTATTCTGATAATCCCATCAACTTGATTTTTGATGAGAGTGGAGAGTTGTATTTGAAAAACGACACCAGAATTGAAAACATCACTGATGGCGAGACGGAAGGGGGCAGATTTCTCCGTAGAGTGACGCTCAATAGTGACGGCATTCTGGGGATGTATATTTGGAACGCAGACGGAGATACTTCTTGGTATCCTCTATGGCAATCTGTTACAGATCCATGCTCGGAGGTGAAAGGTCAGTGTGGACGCAATGGCATCTGTCAAATAAGTAGCCTGAACCAGCCTCTTTGCGTTTGTCCTCCGGGCTTCCATTTTACTGACAAAGAGGACCACTTCAGGGGATGTTCGCCCAACTCGCCTCCAGGACAGAGCTGCTCTGCAAGCGCTGTCATGTATAAGCTAGACAAGACGGATTGGACGACAGAGGGCAACCATTTAACCGACTTAAGTAACGACTACATGGTGCTGGATAATACTACCGAGACCGAATGCAAGAAGGCCTGCATGGATGACTGTATGTGCACCGTAGTCACCTTTGAAGATCGCTTGTGTCACAAGAAACGCTTGCCTCTAATAGACGGCTATCAAGAACTATCTGTTAGCGCTATTACTTTCGTGAAAGTTAAGGAAGAGGACAGCTCTCCTCCCATTTCTAATCAAGCGCCTCTTCCTCGCCTGCCAAACGAGGTTAGCAAGAAGGGCAAGGTGGACCAGCGTCTGGTGATCGGGATAAGCCTCATGGGCTGTTCCTCAGCGCTTGTGGCAGCATCCATACTAATTATTTGGTTGTGCTGGTGTGGTCGTGTAAAACTTGCGGATGCGGATGAGGAGGGTTTAGCAGCGTTTTCTTATAAGGATATAGAATTCGCTACAGGAGGATTCAGAGAAGAGATAGGAAGCGGCGCCTTTGGACGAGTTTATAAAGGCACCCTGACTGACAGCAGTGCAATTGCCGTGAAGACTCTTGATAAACTGCTTCCCGATGGCCTGGCGGATAAGCAGTTTAGGACAGAGATGAGCGTGATAGGCATGAGTCATCACAAGAATCTTGTTCAGATTTATGGCTTTTGCGACCAAGACGCGCACAAGCTTCTGGTCTATGAATACGTCACAAATGGGTCGCTCGATAGGGCTTTATTTGTAGACAGAGGTTTCCTCAGTTGGAGGACGCGCGTTCAAATCGCCACGGGAACAGCACGGGGCATCCTCTATCTGCACGAAGAATGCACAGAGCAGGTTGTCCACTGTGATATAAAGCCTCAAAACATCTTGCTCGACGACAACTACAATCCCAAGATTTCAGATTTTGGCTTGGCAAAATTGATGAAGGCGGAGCAGACTCGAACATTTACAGGAGCTCGGGGTACAAAGGGCTACGTAGCGCCCGAGTGGCACAAAAACATAGCAATCACTGTCAAAGTGGATGTCTACAGCTTTGGGGTGATGTTATTGGAAATCATTTGTTGCAGGAAAACCATCAACTTAGACGCCCCAGAAAACGAAATGTTTCTATCTCAGTGGGTTTACGAGTGCCTCAAACATAACTCACTTGACAAATTAGTGGAGAAGCAGCGATCAGAAGGCATCGTAATTGATTCCACTCAGCTAGAAAGAATGGTGTTGGTGGGTCTGTGGTCTATTCAAGAAAACCCATCCTTAagaccatcaatgaaaaaggttgttcAGATGTTGGAAGGAACAGTGGAGATTGCGCTACCCCCTTCTCCAGACTCTTTTATCAGTTTACTGTGA
- the LOC131047632 gene encoding uncharacterized protein LOC131047632 — MQQQYNFYVSRGRVYDALQYKISYDQYYNDVQVDIAALISLPLNPTDISSLLHATTSNPDPIDMSFMQEKSTGDDPFEENLETTTSFVANLPPSCREVEEVRSLLQLGKGRPPPIIQWPPISPFPINEYNTEGLFVMSFPTLFPKGIAAFKQPRPKDVKLHEYALHLLRYHDNRFGQHPRFRYFILNIIMRHQSQATSSIFVQKQIHDELPATIGALHQGLKDLPDDKLADQLMRFSSSIRADTKWPDLHTIMPSTTPTNPYAASKWRIQNIVQNPHLTALYMHHRFTAFRAEVLEKFLGATDYWYRYEWQHRGSAHIHGFIWLQEAPNIDKMQWNHIPSIQNALQYIDRYVSAWNPRALDLRNQTFHRSIIDDPCLMDTTMIQSSDASNDYCELVNSVQRHTKCTAQSCLRRKGTTLLCRYKAPWTIQEKSTLSNVENGQPKHTSARNDDRLNLHNPFILSIWRANVDCQPVLSIDVVIKYIAKYAAKLKTNLRHIIKCCLAFQQTLSLINQLLMLFEKCL, encoded by the exons ATGCAACAACAATACAACTTCTATGTAAGTAGAGGACGTGTTTATGATGCATTGCAatataagatatcatatgaccaatACTACAATGATGTACAAGTAGATATCGCAGCATTAATATCCTTACCCCTTAACCCCACAGACATATCTAGCCTTCTACATGCAACAACTTCAAATCCAGATCCCATTGATATGAGCTTCATGCAAGAAAAAAGTACAGGAGATGATCCATTTGAAGAGAATTTGGAGACAACTACTTCATTTGTGGCTAACCTTCCACCGTCATGCAGAGAGGTCGAAGAAGTACGCTCCTTATTACAACTAGGCAAAGGAAGACCACCTCCTATAATCCAATGGCCACCCATCTCCCCATTTCCCATTAATGAATACAACACTGAAGGATTATTTGTGATGTCATTCCCCACTTTGTTCCCAAAGGGTATAGCTGCATTCAAACAACCACGTCCCAAAGATGTTAAGCTACATGAGTATGCTCTCCATCTCCTGCGATACCATGATAACAGGTTTGGACAACACCCACGATTTAGGTACTTTATATTGAATATAATTATGCGGCATCAAAGTCAAGCCACatcatctatttttgttcaaaagCAAATCCATGATGAACTCCCTGCAACAATTGGTGCCCTTCATCAAGGATTAAAGGACTTGCCTGATGACAAGCTTGCTGATCAACTTATGCGTTTTAGCTCATCAATTCGTG CAGATACAAAATGGCCAGACTTACATACAATCATGCCATCCACCACACCAACAAATCCGTATGCGGCTTCAAAGTGGCGGATACAAAATATAGTTCAAAACCCCCACCTTACTGCACTCTACATGCATCATAGATTCACAGCATTTCGTGCCGAGGTCTTGGAAAAATTTCTTGGCGCAACTGACTACTGGTACAG GTATGAGTGGCAACATAGAGGCTCAGCACATATCCATGGTTTCATTTGGCTACAAGAAGCACCAAACATTGATAAAATGCAGTGGAATCACATTCCATCAATACAAAATGCACTACAGTACATTGATAGATATGTCTCTGCATGGAATCCACGAGCACTGGACCTTAGAAACCAAACATTCCATCGATCAATTATTGATGATCCTTGCTTGATGGACACAACAATGATTCAATCAAGTGATGCTTCAAATGACTATTGTGAGTTGGTCAATTCTGTTCAACGACATACAAAGTGTACTGCCCAAAGTTGCCTCCGAAGAAAGGGCACAACTCTTCTATGTCGTTACAAAGCCCCTTGGACCATTCAAGAAAAATCTACTCTTTCAAATGTTGAAAATGGCCAACCGAAACACACCTCTGCTCGCAATGATGACCGCCTCAATCTTCACAACCCATTCATACTTTCTATATGGAGGGCCAATGTAGATTGTCAACCGGTTCTCTCAATAGATGTTGTGATcaaatatattgcaaaatatgcagCTAAGCTGAAAACAAATCTGAGACATATCATCAAATGTTGTCTCGCATTTCAACAAACTTTGAGCCTGATAAACCAGCTCCTAATGCTTTTCGAAAAATGCTTGTAG
- the LOC131047633 gene encoding uncharacterized protein LOC131047633, with the protein MVSLHNKRMLLSLAKPVALSTAEQMKGLACSNPDDEQLQSNILLCIGQEVMLSTNLWVETGLVNGALGQVREIVYNDGEHPPQLPLFVVVQFQNYTGPPWDHNNPTNIPIPPISRGLQRQMPLKMAWALTIHKSQGLTLQRATIDIGNIDRQGMTFTAISRVRDLTSLRIHPAFTFERYARMQQSPHVTRRKEEEARLKILSDSQSTVRSI; encoded by the coding sequence ATGGTGTCATTGCATAATAAACGCATGTTGTTGTCTTTAGCAAAACCTGTTGCCCTATCTACTGCAGAACAGATGAAGGGATTGGCATGCTCAAATCCTGATGATGAACAACTACAATCAAATATCTTGCTATGTATTGGCCAAGAGGTTATGTTGTCTACAAATCTATGGGTGGAAACGGGACTAGTCAATGGTGCTCTTGGACAAGTCAGAGAAATTGTATACAATGATGGTGAACACCCGCCTCAACTAcccttatttgttgttgttcaattCCAAAATTACACAGGCCCACCTTGGGATCACAATAACCCAACAAATATACCTATACCACCAATAAGTCGAGGTCTTCAACGCCAAATGCCACTAAAAATGGCTTGGGCATTAACAATACACAAATCACAAGGACTCACACTTCAAAGAGCAACAATTGACATTGGCAACATTGACCGGCAGGGTATGACATTCACAGCTATTTCGAGAGTTCGTGATTTGACAAGCCTTCGCATTCACCCAGCATTCACATTTGAAAGGTATGCACGAATGCAACAAAGTCCACATGTCACTCGACGCAAAGAAGAGGAGGCACGGTTGAAGATATTATCAGATTCACAATCTACTGTAAGATCCATTTGA